The following are encoded together in the Penicillium digitatum chromosome 3, complete sequence genome:
- a CDS encoding WD40/YVTN repeat-like-containing domain, with protein sequence MAANQSARQQKRSRLSDAASEKSARLNEERSKRRRVSGVYENQSFQTVEPTDGVKEGSNDVVQIQDAETKQKSLAPWSFSRPVGGRYNNLDPILTHNDTHLLVGLDTAVQVFATSTSRLSRTLQMESGQQIIGFSICPEDQESLYIFTSSGSTSKWNWSSGKRIARWETTCTTFSTSLASVGKEGCTAAVSFSIISQKDGKRHISINTLGDKKIQGTTTALETSQKINSIKVTPDGRVIIASDGKHLFVGATTSAELETLETAQYAWREVTLPVNATCFDIQIQGSESIDLAVGESGGSILIYQNVLNGLLDKDFSDKRSSPRKLHWHRGSVNTVRWSKDGNYIISGGQESVMVLWQLDTGRKQFLPHLSSPICNIVVSTSGSSYVVKLADNSVMILSTRELQPLTTITGLQLCPDMSGSVESSKGSVVAKLHPQQPERLIVAVPASHQLTQNQYGSQPANAAVLQTYDIRVNTNISRQALARTNATTLSVGPEGSQIVAPDVKHLDIVHDAKWLATVDTWAPHPQDVEALDRSVNAKSTATLRPEVFLKFWKWDASSDTWELVTRVDGPHFSKNHHSAVLGLASRPGAHEFATLGADSILRFWCPTAKCRSGLKAKDQTDQHLNTWKCRGTVDLKGCLNSTENSPLDAACMIFSEDGSVLAVCLPSTSAANDGLVLLIDAHNCSVHYRRTGVFLGNPCSTSFLGSHLIVASTHSVAVWDTVDDIVKTIQSSESVDSPAGTSQLIAVNARTNSLAIVTSSSHKKRRKVRFQIKIYDVPSFEVVFQETLHTSPVALLSDAYSGDYIVVDSAATVQRLGCLGKASQKSHNNQSRDVTGQIDNGLATLFNRGPERLLAQSDDVEDFSAQTKGLASVFGETPSFSLPAVGVLFRNVVQTLGS encoded by the exons ATGGCGGCCAATCAGTCAGCACGACAGCAAAAACGATCCCGGCTTAGCGATGCGGCCTCTGAGAAGTCAGCCCGGTTAAATGAAGAGCGGTCCAAAAGGCGCAGAGTCTCCGGAGTCTACGAAAACCAAAGTTTTCAGACAGTCGAGCCAACCGACGGTGTGAAGGAGGGTTCCAATGACGTTGTGCAGATACAAGATGCTGAGACAAAGCAAAAAAGCCTCGCACCGTGGTCTTTCTCACGTCCTGTTGGCGGTCGTTACAACAACCTGGATCCAATTCTAACCCACAATGACAC ACATCTCCTGGTGGGACTTGACACGGCCGTTCAAGTATTCGCAACCTCAACCTCTCGCCTGTCACGCACATTGCAAATGGAGTCTGGCCAACAGATCATTGGATTCAGTATCTGCCCCGAGGACCAGGAAAGCCTCTACATCTTCACGTCTTCGGGCTCTACTAGCAAATGGAATTGGAGTTCCGGAAAGCGCATCGCACGCTGGGAGACCACCTGCACAACGTTTTCAACAAGCCTAGCCTCTGTGGGAAAAGAAGGATGCACAGCTGCCGTTTCATTTTCCATAATCTCACAAAAAGATGGAAAACGACATATTTCGATCAACACACTGGGGGACAAAAAGATCCAAggcaccaccaccgcccTAGAGACCAGCCAGAAGATCAATAGTATCAAGGTAACTCCTGACGGCCGAGTGATCATCGCCAGTGATGGTAAGCATCTTTTTGTGGGTGCTACTACTAGCGCAGAGCTTGAAACCCTTGAAACCGCCCAGTATGCCTGGCGCGAGGTAACCCTTCCTGTCAATGCTACTTGCTTTGACATCCAGATCCAAGGCTCGGAatccatcgatctggcggTAGGAGAAAGCGGCGGTTCTATCCTGATTTACCAAAATGTCTTGAATGGTCTCCTCGACAAGGATTTCAGCGATAAAAGGTCTTCGCCCAGGAAGTTGCATTGGCACCGCGGCTCTGTGAACACCGTGCGTTGGTCTAAAGACG GAAACTACATTATTTCGGGTGGCCAGGAGTCAGTCATGGTTCTCTGGCAACTGGACACTGGCCGGAAGCAATTCCTTCCCCATCTTTCCTCCCCTATCTGCAACATCGTCGTCTCTACCAGTGGCAGCTCATATGTGGTTAAACTGGCCGATAACTCAGTCATGATCTTGTCGACGAGAGAATTGCAACCTCTCACTACCATCACAGGATTGCAGTTGTGCCCAGATATGTCAGGCTCTGTGGAATCCTCAAAGGGATCCGTTGTGGCGAAATTGCACCCGCAGCAACCAGAGCGATTGATTGTGGCCGTCCCAGCATCCCACCAGCTTACTCAAAACCAGTATGGCTCTCAGCCTGCAAATGCGGCTGTGCTTCAGACATATGATATCCGCGTCAACACCAATATCTCCCGCCAAGCCCTTGCGCGAACCAATGCGACAACTTTGAGCGTCGGCCCTGAAGGGTCTCAAATCGTCGCACCCGATGTTAAGCACTTGGATATTGTGCATGATGCAAAGTGGTTAGCCACGGTTGATACCTGGGCCCCTCATCCTCAAGATGTGGAAGCCCTAGATCGCTCTGTGAATGCTAAATCCACCGCCACCCTTCGTCCGGAGGTCTTTTTGAAGTTCTGGAAGTGGGACGCTTCCTCTGATACATGGGAACTGGTCACTCGTGTTGACGGTCCTCATTTCTCCAAGAATCATCACTCAGCTGTACTTGGTCTAGCTTCTCGGCCCGGTGCCCACGAGTTTGCAACACTAGGTGCTGACTCTATTCTCCGCTTCTGGTGTCCAACTGCGAAATGTCGAAGTGGGCTGAAAGCCAAAGATCAAACAGATCAGCATCTGAACACGTGGAAGTGTCGTGGTACTGTTGACCTTAAGGGATGTCTCAATTCCACCGAAAATTCTCCTCTGGATGCGGCTTGTATGATTTTCTCCGAAGATGGCTCAGTGCTGGCCGTCTGTCTGCCGTCGACATCGGCTGCAAATGACGGTCTTGTTCTGCTGATTGATGCACACAACTGCTCTGTGCACTACCGACGCACCGGTGTTTTTCTTGGAAACCCCTGCTCAACAAGTTTCCTGGGAAGCCATCTGATCGTCGCTTCTACTCACTCGGTAGCTGTCTGGGACACAGTCGACGATATTGTCAAGACTATCCAGTCGTCAGAGTCTGTGGATTCGCCTGCCGGGACCTCACAGCTTATTGCCGTGAATGCCAGAACGAATTCATTGGCAATTGTTACGAGTTCGTCACACAAGAAACGACGTAAGGTCCGATTCCAAATCAAGATCTATGACGTCCCATCGTTCGAGGTAGTCTTCCAGGAAACCCTGCATACCTCCCCGGTTGCACTGCTCTCTGATGCTTATTCTGGTGATTACATCGTCGTTGATTCTGCAGCAACTGTGCAGCGTCTTGGCTGTCTGGGCAAGGCTTCACAGAAGAGCCACAACAATCAGTCCCGTGATGTGACCGGCCAAATTGACAATGGACTGGCAACTCTCTTCAACCGCGGACCGGAGAGGCTCCTCGCTCAATCTGACGACGTGGAGGACTTTTCTGCTCAAACAAAGGGACTAGCTAGTGTGTTTGGTGAGACTCCATCATTCTCCTTGCCAGCTGTTGGGGTCCTTTTCAGGAACGTGGTCCAAACACTCGGCTCTTAA
- a CDS encoding putative RNA-directed DNA polymerase from transposon X-element, with protein MIHITRHRGDESPSIVVNDRLTIDPVQAKKPGYAPTLRWLGVFFDRKLTWRSHILARAGKARAVAQHIRNLARTTCGPPASSLRKAVITCVIPSLTFGTEAWYGGRNRPAKQASKGTVRARVGWHINVIESTLALAIRGVLPVWRTTPTSSLFRDAGIPSGYATLEEAKLRFALRLNTIHKGHTLVRRIRPPMITRGRGTGTRQPAKTIIQRLGSILPEVPRPTLSPPHYSPGCRTDPTGGIDKATASKAFQVWQESLPSTDICVFSDGSEQWQEGINLRWAPGHTGIEGNEAADTLAGEGALRGSAIGMEAEPTISGIRSIFRELRNEARLRWWDTVSQKLSQWYRRWSDTYEIDSLPELELRRPALHRWLALRSSHGDFDWYHRKFNHEDAKLDCSCGRRKSPEHLALCHKTQRSFRHWPKRPPTPPTDRIETVAYLRSLDPKQFFELLELTSFYSRVCTR; from the exons atgatccatatcactagacatcgaggggacgagtccccttcaattgtagtcaacgaccggctcaccatcgaccccgttcaggccaagaaaccaggatacgcacccactctccgctggctaggagtctttttcgataggaagctcacatggagaagccacattctcgCCCGGGCGGGCAAGGCACGCGCGGTCGCCcaacatatccgcaatctggcccgcacgacctgcggcccgcccgcgagctcacttcgcaaagcagtcatcacctgtgttataccctctctaacgttcggaactgaggcctggtatggcggccggaaTAGGCCCGCAAAACAGGCTAGTAAGGGCACCGTCAGAgcccgtgttggctggcatatcaatgtcatcgagtcaaccctggcactcgccatccgcggcgtcctccctgtttggcgcaccacaccaacttCCTCGCTTTTTAGGGAcgcgggaatcccgtctggatacgccacacttgaagaggcgaaactacggttcgctctaaggcttaacaccatccacaaaggtcacacccttgtccgtcggattcgacccccgatgatcacccgaggccgcggcaccggcacccgccaaccggcaaagacaattatccagagacttgggagcattctcccggaagtcccaagaccgaccctctcccccccgcactactcaccgggctgcagaaCAGACCCtacagggggtatagataaagcgaccgcgtctaaagctttccaagtctggcaggaatcactcccatccacagatatctgcgtcttctcagatggctccgagcagtggcaggagggcatcaa tctccgatgggcccctgggcacactgggatcgaagggaacgaagctgctgacaccttagccggtgaaggcgcgctacgcggtagtgctatagggatggaagccgaacccacgattagcgggatccgatccatcttccgggaactccggaacgaggctcgcttacgctggtgggacacggtctctcaaaaactctcccagtggtaccgacgctggtcagacacctacgagattgattcactgccggaactcgaactccgacgaccagcgctccaccgctggcttgccctccgctcgtcgcatggcgacttcgactggtaccaccgcaagttcaaccacgaagacgccaaactcgactgctcatgcggccgccgaaagtcaccagagcacctcgctctctgccacaaaacccagaggtctttccgacactggccaaaacgccccccgacacctccaaccgacaggataGAGacagtcgcctaccttcgcagcctagaccccaagcagttttttgaactactggagctcacaagcttctactcgcgggtctgcacgaggtaa
- a CDS encoding DNA-directed RNA polymerases I, II, and III subunit RPABC5, whose translation MIIPVRCFSCGKVVGDLWERYLQLLDDGVPDGDAMDQLGCRRYCCRRMIMTHVDLIEKLLRYNSAEKDRSKAQV comes from the exons ATGATTATCCCCGTCCGTTGTTTCTCTTGTGGCAAG GTTGTCGGTGACCTCTGGGAGCGCTACCTGCAGCTTTTGGATGACGGTGTTCCAGATGG TGACGCTATGGACCAGCTTGGCTGCAGACGGTACTGCTGCCGGCGAATGATCATGACCCACGTTGATCTGATCGAGAAACTTCTCCG CTACAATTCTGCCGAGAAAGATCGCTCCAAGGCTCAAGTATAG
- a CDS encoding putative RNA-directed DNA polymerase from transposon X-element, whose protein sequence is MAGPSTPDRPMDARNAEYTRPPDPPSPTNLNTRAGKRMKAPKGQLPPGPLPKGASATTTTVSASAAITERLDAKAREAKLLREVFETFAKTVDTFVASCKDDKRVIALEISSQVAKGTHRVAISGKAAPTSARSGSTLTSQQRDDPRILVVLKQEDRLARKEPYAIRKQLESALKGVTPHTDIPKITRTATGWAMTPGPLARPSLITEQGLNAIKDALNAHSVKVPQKWYNYAVPGVPPSIQAWDGTLIQTGSVIEDEVFAQTKLKPVSCRTSRHGASPTNHNITWAISFLSPVAPFTLFSCCSVARAILKKPQIQHHNPGCQSYCHTARCNRTPRCSNCAAPTNEHNGPAGANCTNPVRCANCHGPRPSGHTDCPVRPSRTAKGTLSFPSRAEVDKLRRYGDRWYRDAHSTPTPPQNEDTPPTAPTSKRKVLRVGEDGFQTVTRPSRKAAFKGDFASTSLRGNNESPPSSQVSIPRARRVRPSVPREVLVFWANVRRQTACHTTALQLAYESACDVVCIQEPYVSAPTKKTGHPAYDCYAPTDEWDSSDPTSFESERPRVLTYVRKNSGLNAQQHRSSQDRDVTDLPVTNQW, encoded by the exons ATGGCTGGTCCATCCACCCCCGACCGTCCCATGGACGCGCGAAATGCCGAATACACTCGGCCCCCcgaccccccctcccctaccaacctcaacacgcgcgctggaaaacggatgaaagcaccaaaaggccagctgccccccggtcctctcccaaaaggtgccagcgccacaaccacaaccgtgtccgcctctgctgccatcaccgagcggCTGGACGCAAAGGCCCGAGAGGCCAAACTCCTGAGGGAGGTCTTTGAGACCTTCGCCAAGACGGTTGACACCTTCGTCGCCTCTTGCAAAGACGACAAGAGAGTCATCGCACTCGAAATTAGCTCCCAGGTG GCAAAGGGCACCCACCGGGTAGCCATATCCGGTAAGGCCGCCCCGACGTCGGCCCGGAGTGGGTCAACCCTCACCTCCCAACAAAGAGACGACCCTCGCATCCTGGTAGTCCTAAAGCAGGAAGACCGCCTTGCTCGCAAGGAACCATATGCGATACGAAAACAACTCGAGAGTGCCCTCAAAGGAGTCACACCTCACACCGACATTCCTAAGATCACCCGCACTGCCACAGGGTGGGCGATGACGCCCGGCCCCCTAGCCCGCCCTAGCCTCATCACTGAACAGGggctcaatgccatcaaggacGCACTAAACGCCCATAGCGTTAAAGTCCCTCAGAAATGGTACAACTATGCGGTCCCCGGAGTACCCCCCTCGATACAAGCCTGGGACGGCACCCTTATCCAGACCGGCTCtgtgattgaagatgaggtcttCGCGCAAACGAAGCTTAAGCCAGTCAGCTGCCGTACCTCGAGGCATGGAGCCAGCCCCACCAACCACAACATCACCTGGGCGATCTCTTTCCTCAGCCCAGTTGCCCCATTCACGCTCTTCAGCTGCTGCAGCGTCGCCAgggccattctaaagaagccgcagatccaacaccataATCCCGGCTGCCAAAGCTACTGTCACACAGCCCGGTGCAATCGTACCCCCCGCTGCTCGAACTGCGCAGCCCCAACGAACGAGCATAACGGCCCCGCCGGGGCTAATTGCACTAACCCGGTTAGATGCGCCAACTGTCACGGCCCACGACCTTCAGGGCACACTGACTGCCCAGTCCGCCCTTCtcgcactgcgaagggaacaCTTAGCTTCCCCTCCCGAGCTGAGGTTGATAAACTCCGACGATACGGCGACAGATGGTATAGAGATGCCCACTCTACACCTACTCCACCACAAAACGAGGACACCCCCCCTACGGCACCCACCAGCAAGAGGAAAGTCCTCCGGGTCGGGGAGGATGGTTTCCAAACTGTCACTAGGCCGTCCAGGAAAGCAGCCTTTAAAGGCGACTTCGCGTCGACGTCGCTTAGGGGAAACAACGAGTCCCCACctagctcccaagtctctatCCC ACGCGCGCGGCGCGTACGACCCTCGGTCCCACGGGAGGTCCTAGTCTTCTGGGCCAACGTCCGAAGACAGACGGCGTGTCACACAACCGCCCTCCAACTTGCTTACGAATCCGcatgcgatgtggtctgcatccaggagccctacgtctctgctccaacaaagaaaacgggacACCCGGCATACGACTGCTACGCCCCGACCGACGAATGGGATAGCTCTGACCCTACCTCCTTCGAATCGGAGAGACCACGAGTTCTTACCTACGTGAGGAAAAACTCCGGCCTCAATGCCCAACAACACCGGTctagccaagaccgagatgttacggacctacccgtcaccaatcagtggtga
- a CDS encoding Clr5 domain: MVYDWSGKRDICFQMYIQEKKALEEIMDYMRTACQFAPSKRAFQTQFKRWGFPSKQNPAHKNIELVARVKQLWERNTSQRDMLRILNDEGFEIKERELMRVRAKNRWLLRVPNGMKSQSNIEEQVIPPEDEGLLALQQEVYKVESALDDPHSLHTQPDAERPTTDSPALSPEVIAKRQERLDRLKTESAERWASRKRRRRTRGWAGLPADPPGPPRFPSETTIDESKQYLNLDNTMYRQIRDHFQRICEEAGFIKKTAAGPERWQAAKDKLIQESPHLQHVFNTDPTQRDAKALALDVVCTDVTKRMRTLERRMTIAEAKNALGINPEESRQIRNAFYDTLKVDHFTSKLEAGDEHWRELKERWIANSELLQQILAPGPADPDHGNKLKALEVLCRDVMKRLRDDQTKRDPARKRSSARAESRNRTPTTSSMGSMLGNEISNGISTLASQALASAPITATEIGEMQIDPSLLQAANDPSFSANPHHGAGNGFEYVDPMLSSTLLHTPVWLQVGSKDQSQETTQKPWLEKLPTRTVEELRQLIGARYPYSIITRIEGIDRDEEGNNIPFSIDDDHELDAYLTHVHGRKALLEFTLGQI, encoded by the exons ATGGTGTACGATTGGTCTGGCAAGCGGGATATCTGCTTCCAGATGTACATTCAGGAAAAGAAGGCGTTGGAGGAGATCATGGACTACATGCGAACGGCCTGTCAATTTGCGCCAAG CAAACGTGCCTTTCAAACCCAGTTCAAACGATGGGGCTTTCCGTCAAAACAAAATCCAGCGCACAAGAATATCGAGCTCGTCGCCCGAGTCAAGCAGCTTTGGGAACGGAACACAAGCCAGCGGGATATGCTTCGCATCTTGAATGATGAAGGCTTTGAGATTAAAGAGAGGGAATTAATGAGAGTGCGCGCAAAGAATCGCTGGCTGCTGCGAGTCCCCAACGGAATGAAGTCGCAGTCAAATATCGAGGAACAAGTTATTCCACCGGAGGATGAGGGCCTACTCGCCTTGCAACAGGAGGTATACAAGGTCGAAAGCGCACTCGATGATCCGCATTCTCTCCATACACAACCCGATGCTGAACGCCCAACCACCGATTCCCCTGCTCTTTCACCGGAGGTCATCGCAAAACGCCAAGAGCGACTTGACCGTCTAAAGACTGAAAGTGCAGAGCGTTGGGCATCGCGAAAACGTCGTCGTCGAACTCGAGGATGGGCCGGGCTGCCAGCTGATCCTCCGGGGCCTCCACGCTTTCCGTCGGAGACAACGATTGATGAGAGCAAGCAGTATCTCAACTTAGACAACACTATGTACCGCCAGATCAGAGACCATTTTCAGCGGATTTGTGAAGAAGCGGGCTTCATCAAGAAAACCGCAGCTGGTCCTGAGAGATGGCAAGCTGCAAAAGACAAATTGATCCAAGAATCCCCACACCTCCAACATGTGTTTAATACAGATCCTACTCAACGCGATGCAAAGGCTCTTGCCCTCGATGTTGTATGCACCGATGTCACGAAACGAATGCGGACTCTAGAGAGACGTATGACAATCGCAGAGGCGAAGAATGCCCTGGGGATCAACCCGGAAGAAAGTCGGCAGATCCGAAATGCGTTCTACGACACTTTGAAGGTGGATCATTTCACAAGCAAGTTAGAGGCCGGCGATGAACACTGGAGAGAGCTCAAAGAGCGATGGATTGCAAACTCGGAGCTGCTTCAGCAGATACTCGCGCCTGGGCCAGCTGACCCAGATCACGGCAACAAACTAAAGGCTCTGGAAGTACTCTGCCGGGATGTCATGAAGAGACTTCGAGACGACCAGACTAAGCGAGATCCGGCACGTAAGAGATCCTCGGCACGTGCCGAGTCTCGGAACCGAACACCTACAACCTCCTCTATGGGCAGCATGCTAGGCAACGAGATCAGCAATGGCATTAGTACTTTGGCCTCTCAGGCGCTGGCCAGTGCACCAATTACGGCTACTGAGATTGGCGAAATGCAAATTGACCCTTCACTACTCCAGGCTGCGAATGACCCATCCTTCTCAGCCAATCCACACCACGGCGCAGGCAATGGCTTTGAATATGTGGATCCCATGCTCAGCTCCACACTCCTACATACCCCCGTATGGCTCCAGGTCGGTTCGAAAGACCAGTCGCAAGAAACAACCCAAAAACCCTGGCTCGAAAAGCTACCCACACGAACCGTGGAAGAGCTTCGGCAATTGATCGGCGCCAGGTATCCCTATTCAATTATTACCCGAATCGAGGGCATTGACAGGGATGAGGAAGGGAATAATATTCCATTCTCAATCGATGATGATCACGAATTGGATGCATACTTGACCCATGTCCACGGAAGGAAAGCGTTGCTTGAATTCACCTTGGGGCAGATCTGA
- a CDS encoding Glycine--tRNA ligase yields the protein MAARSPPSVLPYRVNSTAPAYYSSRSAMSPDGIIDGNERAHFSAPELINSLSGAKANEEDCNDCDDSSGDDSSFEPFRGSGVAPQSELIIQTEYQNHVESSTRSDDDEPPQSVIHAPPGFGDFAPMQPSYKGTEESQSRSVSSDEQTDRINVPTRPRKFGNSPKSPPLLITSLSLENDCTERATPRAQTRHEFEILERRNRSSSLQDIPEGLISKEAEINALGAALNECWTLCNTLANLSYIHRERLLKSHNNDMQEDAWRSCWRLCQKLYDTRDDDYALQIHPTLDLCRDFCQALFEARIRDTDLSDSVLRVSFELNTHLYNTHDRNLPDAFRERTLDFYITLCHRLMKQRTRIMETDSLLSACWTLAEMLFSIRQSKREEKPLDEELLGSAVQACWELCDLFREGWTLHCLRNSDRGTPRPSQTTFSQTFHQTSRQSELDLGDEPMSQLGNPETPTTIFEDTATASPDDALIPNILVLGYGNGHTKPHTKWSSNASSISEQSRSSGHTVSSANTVTTISEDQNLTRLRILITKAAISSGYQRGGKQNLSSFVKSLPSDAFGSAAWQTSLLKNYRKVVAFDPTFRSAGLQARVGAIDVAHACQAMLQSGQYSWLRDLYRLVFGFHIEEAMGRKGATIQT from the exons ATGGCCGCCAGGTCGCCGCCATCTGTCCTACCATACCGCGTCAACTCCACAGCTCCGGCTTACTATTCTTCACGCTCGGCAAT GTCTCCTGATGGGATCATCGATGGGAATGAGAGGGCCCACTTCTCCGCTCCCGAGCTGATAAACAGCTTATCGGGGGCCAAGGCCAATGAAGAGGATTGCAATGATTGCGATGATTCCAGCGGAGATGATAGCTCTTTTGAACCTTTCCGTGGATCTGGGGTTGCTCCTCAGTCAGAACTAATA ATTCAAACCGAATACCAAAATCATGTGGAAAGCAGCACAAGATCGGATGACGATGAACCTCCGCAGTCGGTGATACATGCTCCGCCAGGATTTGGTGATTTT GCGCCAATGCAGCCCAGTTACAAGGGCACAGAGGAGTCACAGTCGCGATCAGTCAGTTCTGATGAGCAAACGGATAGAATAAATGTACCTACAAGGCCGAGAAAG TTCGGCAATAGTCCAAAATCGCCGCCTCTATTGATAACATCCCTCAGCCTCGAAAACGATTGTACCGAGCGAGCGACACCACGTGCACAAACAAGACATGAGTTTGAAATACTTGAGAGACGCAATCGTTCAAGTAGCTTACAAG ATATCCCCGAAG GACTAATCAGCAAAGAGGCCGAAATCAATGCCCTAGGAGCGGCTCTCAACGAATGCTGGACACTATGCAACACGCTAGCCAATCTTAGTTATATCCATCGAGAACGTCTACTCAAGTCCCACAATAATGATATGCAAGAGGATGCATGGCGGTCATGTTGGAGACTTTGCCAGAAGCTCTATGACACACGAGACGACGACTACGCATTACAAATCCATCCGACTCTTGATCTCTGTCGAGATTTTTGTCAGGCGCTGTTTGAAGCCCGTATTCGCGACACCGACCTATCTGACTCGGTCTTACGTGTGAGTTTTGAATTAAATACCCATCTTTACAACACTCACGATCGGAACCTTCCCGATGCCTTCCGCGAAAGAACCTTGGATTTCTATATTACTTTGTGTCATCGTCTCATGAAGCAGCGCACTCGCATCATGGAGACAGACTCTCTGCTGAGTGCATGTTGGACATTAGCTGAGATGCTGTTCAGCATTCGCCAGAGcaagagggaagagaagccaCTCGATGAAGAGCTGTTGGGATCTGCGGTTCAAGCCTGCTGGGAGCTTTGCGATCTCTTCCGCGAGGGCTGGACCCTCCATTGTTTGCGGAACTCGGATCGGGGAACACCTCGACCGAGTCAAACCACGTTTTCTCAGACATTTCATCAGACTTCACGGCAGTCGGAGCTAGATCTCGGTGATGAACCAATGAGCCAGCTCGGCAACCCCGAGACTCCAACCACCATATTCGAGGACACTGCAACGGCTTCACCCGACGACGCTCTGATTCCAAATATACTGGTATTAGGTTATGGGAACGGGCATACTAAGCCTCATACCAAGTGGTCATCCAATGCATCCAGCATTTCGGAGCAGTCCCGGTCATCCGGTCATACAGTATCCTCAGCCAACACGGTGACCACCATCTCAGAGGATCAAAATCTCACGCGACTAAGGATTCTGATCACCAAGGCTGCCATCAGTAGTGGTTATCAACGGGGCGGGAAGCAGAATCTCTCATCTTTTGTGAAATCGCTTCCCTCGGATGCGTTTGGCTCCGCGGCGTGGCAGACGTCGTTGTTGAAGAACTATAGAAAGGTCGTGGCGTTTGACCCGACATTCAGAAGTGCTGGTCTGCAGGCCCGGGTGGGTGCCATTGATGTCGCGCATGCATGCCAGGCAATGCTGCAAAGCGGCCAGTACTCCTGGCTTCGTGACCTCTACCGGCTCGTCTTTGGATTCCATATTGAAGAAGCAATGGGCCGCAAGGGTGCAACTATCCAAACTTAG